In the genome of Lactuca sativa cultivar Salinas chromosome 3, Lsat_Salinas_v11, whole genome shotgun sequence, the window tgtttgtcatgccttagagtgtcttgactttgtttattagttgtttaaagactaattgtttatatacatatatccttatatgttattaggatctttgtgcgtgtctaagtctttacttgacaccaagcacttatccgacccttccttccgatccacttgctacaagtgatttcataccccttaagtaatgttttaactgtttttaaatgttttatggggggggggatacaagtagaattatgctaattattatatcaatcacatgtgattaataagcaacattcaaatgattggctactcattagccgttttaccaaacagttttcatcaaatatttttcttaaacattttatatgtttaaaactctttattaaactgttcattttactctgtatgttacatttcaaacttatttacaattgtgttttaaaacaaatgtttctttatactaaagtgttttatcaaacccatgccttcaaaccgttttatagattaacatcaagtcgatcttttcttagataataattatgttcaaaggttttacaaaacttattttatgcttttatattatcaattgcatgcctatatatgtatagttatataagaaatgtttaaaagacttaggaaggctatccaccctgtttccttttcctcgatttggaagtggtctggtgggatatcgggtacccgtccgaaggtcatttaaatattagttatatatcatgtgtacatatatagtcataaaggtccttccagttcatccaatgcccttgggtagcaagggtatacatccaagtccatacgtaccagttagattactagtaaactaccatatgggtagtttaggaagatactagaactattactagaacgcgatatcatacaatgagttagttcattcatgagtcaatactttctagaacattatagtacattactatacttgctagatagagagagcatacattacagctagaacattacagtacattactatagttgctagatagagagagcatacattacagctagaacattacagtacattactatacttgctagatagagagagcatacattacagctagaacattacagtacattactatactattacatagatatgtttacatgatcacacttacatgagtacgcttacatatacataaaacagacgtcactaggtgctatagcatggaaccagttcaggatctaactataccgatgaatcacaacacaattgtgatagttatatcgagtatacatgatcatagtaatgtggatgctcacggcttgcacaCATgtaggggtcgtgggtaggtcccaaaatccctttgataggggagcatatagcctgggatctagccatcacattataccttatccctcaaataaggcaattgagtaccgatgtagttatttataacaaatgctacagtacttagaagaattaccctagactttaggtaattggtacggttgtagtttggCACTACACCAtaatactatttcattttcccattacattcacttcgtgaacattcacacgacgcacggtaatgtagaaactatatttttggttaatgatagtcagacttgggaaaatacacactcttacaagagacacacatggacactagatgccttggtagaaggctacatatagatcagttaagtcttggtagaaaactccctgttataatagtaggaatcataggaatttctagagtttttcaaacgtttacagttgttttacatacattttcaatacttacgattcacatacattttcaatacttacaattcatatacatacaaattcttacatacaaattaagacactaaaatacttatgatctcaccagcttcaaagctgatactcgctttcaaaattacttgtatcttcaggtcatcaatagacatgtaccgatgcaaggttcagggaagatggtgctcgttcaagacgcgtctttcattttgatttattctttagtgtctattataatttgacagaacacttgtattaaaattatattattaatgcaatggatgatgttgttgcttgtttactacttttcattgttgtgatactgtacatgacgtcctccgccccagaacgtttccgccgttcttggttttggggtgtgacacttttccACCAAACTCTTATATCATGATTCAAATTTTGCAATCTATTTAAAATAACTGATACAAAAATATATAACAATGGATTGAAAATTTAACACAAAGGTGTTTAAAAGATGTAAAAAATAACTCGTTGTTGAACAATAACATACAAAAATCATGTAAAAAAAtaccatttattttattttttgagtaaattacataaatagtcCCTATAGTTTAGGctaatttatgtattttgtctttaatgatttttttaacttggaaggtccctattgtttgttttgttatgctcttcgtccctgtcttacctaaaaaagactattttttcgttgatttttttaatttaattttttcgttggaaggtccctattgtttgttttgttatgctcttcgtccctgtcttacctaaaaaagactattttttcgttgatttttttaatttaattttttcgttggaaggtccctattgtttgttttgttatgctcttcgtccctgtcttacctaaaaaaaactattttttcgttgatttttttaatttaattaaataaacacACTCGCActccctcaccttaccttacctattctacaatttttctctatttaaataatagtctttttaaataagaaaatgaccaaacgcgtaacaaaaccAAACAGTAgagaccaaacacgtaacaaaaacaaacagtaggaccttccgagttaaaaaaataagttagagacaaAGTATGCAAttacccaaaccatagggaccattcgtgtaatttactcttattttttttatatatttctttttcaaaatgaGTTGGTGGGTGGCGTGTCGGGGGTGAGGGTATATAAACCCAGCTTGAGCGACTTAGCGTGCTGTTTTAGGCTTGTACTTGTAGTATCACGAACGAGACTTTTTATAAACATATGTTCGTAGACTACAAAGGTTGACGAAGACGAAGAGTTTTCGCATCTACAAATCGAGAGGTATGAATTCTCTTCCTTCAATCTCTGCATTTCCATCGAAATCGCCGATAATTATCCTTTTGTTTCATGTTATCGTTTATGCGATGTTCATTTGTGATGTTCTGTTTCGCTTTTTCGTATTCCTTTCCGTCTTTCCGATGATTTTCACTCCGACCGATGTATGAGCTAGTTAGGTATAATTTTAGGAACACAAATCGCTGTAAATTCCACTCTTTATGCATGCGGAAGCTAAGATTTTAAATTGATGTTAAGATtgattcgtttcaactccgacaCTACGTTTTTAGCTTGATTTCGTCATCGATTTTGTTTATCCTCCGTCGATTTTATGGAGCGTAAAGTTCTATGTTGATGTTAAGGTAAAATTTTATTCGTAGCTGAAATCACTCTGTTTGACAATCAACATAAACGGACTCGTTATCGCAATGGAAGGAGAAATCCAGAAGGTGATGAATTTCTTTGATCGAGAATGCTGTGATTGATTATCGTTGAAATGGGAAATTAGGGTTCTTAGTTATCACTTGTGCACATCTTAGTATTGATTTTGTTGTTTAATATTGTTCAGTCTTTTCCATTAATGGAAATCGATGAAGCCTAGAATAAGCTGAGAAATCACAAAAAGGggaattaaattcaaaattgaaGATACAAACAATGGTGCTAAAAGCAGAAAGTTACTCAGATATtctcaagggtaaaatggtcacaAAAGGAGAAGAGTACACAGAACTCAGTCAACTCACCAATGTTGCTAACACTGCAAGTCAAGAAGCATCACGAAAGAGAAAAAGGAGAAAAGCAAAGGATAAATGTGTCATTTTGAATCTGAATGATAATACTTCATCAATTCAAGATCTTCCTACACAAATGGATACAATTATCACTAAATCTCATCCTGAAAAACTCATCATTGGTAGCATACAAATCCTCATTGATTATTCCTACCTTAATGGAATCCAAATCATGAAAACTCATGTTGCCACGTCAGCAAAAAAGCTTTTGATTCTTGATGTAAATGGATTGCTAGCAGATATCGTTTCTCCCCCTCCAAAAGATCTCAAATCAGATAAAAATATTTCAAGAAGAGCAAGTAAGATTTTATCCTTtttactaattactaattaaggTAAAAAAATATCTTTTTATGGTAATTTAATTTATTATCCTTTTTATTATGTAGTATTCAAGAGACCTTTTTTGGATGACTTTTTAAGATTTTGCTTCCAAAGATTTGATGTTGCAATTTGGTCATCAAGAACAAggtattaataaataaataataagtaataaataataatttaaaattattaaatttaTAGATTTTATTCCTGTTTGATTTACTCATGGAATTACAAACAGGAAAGTTCTAGACCCTGTGGTTGATTATTTGTTAGGAGATTTAAAGAAGAAGTTGTTGTTTCTTTGGGTAAGTGTTCtttagttatatatttttttttatcaagggCAATATTGTCAATTCActcaatttatatttttattcttCTAGGATTTGTCACATTGCACAAATTCAAGTGCTAGGAGCCTTGAAAACGTACATAAGTTCATAGTTTTTAAGGAAGTCAAGAAGATTTGggaaaaaattgaattttatgaTGAATCAAATACATTGTTGTTGGATGATTCTCCATATAAAGCGTTACTAAATCCCGTAAGTCAatcacccttttatttaatttaacattttttttgataaaaaaattacgatttttttaattacttttgtttatgttttagaaGCATACCGGAGTCTTTCCTTTTTCTTACACCTACAAGGATACAAATGACAACTCTTTAGGTGAGAAACAACAATACTTCAATTCTTCAAATTTACCTAGTATAATATAAGGTAAAAATTTTAAAGTATAAtgatttaataagaaaaaaaattggaaagTACAAGAATATAAGGAATATAATTGGTTagatttttgaaataaaaaaaaaagtacaatGCTTAAAGTTGTACTTGTTGCAGGTCCTAATGGAGATCTTAGGGTTTATTTGGAAGGTGTGGGGACCACTGAAAATGTAAAGACGTATGTAGAGCAACATCCATTTGGTCAAAATGCCATTGATAAAAGAAGCCCACGTTGGGCCTTTTACTCTAAGGTTCTTAAAGATGtatcttaataataaaaaaaatttggattcataaatttttttttgaaatgaaaTGGATAAATTCGGACATAATTTTGTTGCAGTCAGTGATATTTATCACTGACTGTAACAAAGTTATATTTTGATGTGGTTGTGTTGAAACTGGTTGATTTCGGTTATTTGGTTTGGGCTATTTGTTTTCGGGCATACAATTGTCCGAATTGGTTAAATATACTCAAACTGAATTTCTCGAATGAGTTAATTGGTTTTGGTTTTATTAAACCAAATTTtggtttttctttttgttatttgcattatgtatttatgttgttgtttttgtttagttcaaatgtttgtaaaatttaaatattaaatttaactatatagttttttattatattttaagttTTTTACTTGATATGATCATATTTTTTGTACATTATGTTGTTGAAGAGTTCATCACTACCACCAAAGATCGTCAAATCTGCATCTCAAAGAAACAGAAGTAGGTTAAGCGAAAATAGAGTTGTTTTCCAAAATTGaaagtaaattaaaatataatattaaattaaattaaattgtaataaaaattattttctattatgatcaAGGACTTAAGGGTGTAGAAGGTATTCGGTATCTattagcgagtactcgggagtatgCTGTGAGTATCTGGATTCTAtaattcatatagaaatattttgaagaaaattatatatatcaaaattataagttaaaatcataagttgattgaaatatataataaaattagatacatgtgaaaacataaaaactgaaaaacatACAATGGTTTTATTTCGtgaataattattgaaaattttaagatatatatatatatatatatatatatatatatatatatatatatatatatatatatatatatatagtaataatcaTATGTTTGTGTGTTAAGATAATGTAAGTCCCTAATtagcttgtgtatcaatcagatccatttgatggtgcgtaatcctaatcaaacggatgaagttagatcaaatagaagagaaggagaagaagtagatgatgaatctcaatgtattaatgaatagaatgatgatccagatacaagagattcacacacactaacacataatagttcttctgtctctctggtcgtaaactctctagggttcatcaatctctactcctcaccctaacacctatatttatacttggagaacatgggccggataacatgggccataaatgggtttacggccgtaaggtgtttacggccgtaaactcaaccgtaaacatgaccataaactccacaaatattacagaaaaatacatttgcctagaaaagcaaagtatgaaccatattttgacccaacaatctcccccttggtttataactttcttttcttaattgacccaacaagctccccctaaaaagtagctggctttttttGTTAATCTTCAGTTGGAGATTGGTTTCAGCGTTTATCTTCGAtgacttcacaacttcaagatgtacttgatgaatcttcgatgaatcacttcatcttgagcacttgagcttttcttcaagatttgactttgaacgcacattgggtaaggaggcttcttgtactgattcttgaaagatggtgctttcagcttgagaatcttcagagagaacatcagagagaaaaatcttctggatcacttcagcaggtacaacgatagcagcagactgattgaggagacttcaatgcaatccgtcacatattcttcaatttcatcttcaccttgcttctagggttgaaagattgaatgttgaaagaataatcttcatttcttgctccttcaaatgcgaattcttcgatgctcacggacgaggctttggctcagaaatcttcaacacaaactccatgagtcttatctatacttgaaatcacttttcaagacaaaacaaaactaaaagaaaacttagaacaaaagtaaaacagaaataacactattttttttatttttgtttatttttgtttatttttattttatttttatttttgtttgtttttttttttaatttttaattctccccttttatttaaattagaagaacactatgaacaaacttaacaaaaacaaaaataatagctaactttaagagtgatttgggatcaaagttgttggacaatcttattccacttgtcggtacccttatcttcacatcttcgtctgatcgatcgccagtattgtggtccacttaaacacgaaaaatttgtgacagttTTGGACAGTTTACTAATGACATGACATATACATATACCTAACTGTAATTTTATCATCATGATTGgtcctaattcttaaataattttttcttaagaccatttaactgactacaaccagggatattgttgtccacctaaatcgagcagcgagatctatagacaatctatatgtgttcaattttaagtgtactagaacatgtttcccgcttcctgatatgcctcagccatcaagaacttccagagtactccttacatcgggtgagcagacaaccattcagagagaggatagattcaggattctattacttattgtttcagaggggttgagaagtagaaggttgcatatgctgtgtaccaagtCGAATTAgaggtcacgcaaaggagacaacatatggctaacagatgaaaggaatttcatatatatagcctgcagagaaatagagttgcatatgttgtgtactagGTCGAATTggaagtcacacaaaggagacaacatatgactaacagacggaaagaaagaaaatgatattctacagacctaatttatcggaatttaccagtcgtcccatccaaccggaattaaggacataatccgcacatcgaggaaaagttaaaccacggttccaagtacggttcatttaatgtgacgagtagattcccatatatatctccctgctcaacctatccgagcgtcgtattgtcaggctgaatggatctaactagatcaagatttgtcaagtctataaatttcctaagttcaactctgcctagtcatgtccatttaaaatttttcgtgcctaccgacgcatcaaaccagagcatagacccttcaacttcgggtacgttacgcagactcaggttgcctgttatcacttgataatatcacttcccaaaacatctccctcaaggtctgagaacagcacgcgtaaactcagaacagatctgaaaattcttcatgtcattaagcactaaccccatgagtgacatctttcttttcttcctttcccgcaaaaggaaacatactctcaacaaaggtctgaatgttgtacagttgagagatgtccccaatcatataccagaagcagccactaccaacaaaccgaagtctgatgatatgcctccatagctactcCAGCACAGAGCAGGatcaattggtctttggaacccagtccattttgaaactgggtcgacctttgtcatcaacacacggtactttctcccatgacatatcttttgatcttgatgtcggcctttgagatgactttgattttggcttcacaggagcatctcttggatttggcttcttggccgacattcccttatTTCTCTTGGGATTCTGATTCTGGCCTTGTAGGTTTGATTCTTCGCCTTTTGCGCGTTCCAGTCGttattgtctgaacgtgactttGAGGGATTTCTTtaggagtatctccctcttggcgcgttatgccagccttgtgcatagtagggaacgtatgcgcgattatgacaatttctagcaatgtgtccaggtgttccacagtgaaaacatgtctttttcttcactgggaagttgtctcttcctgcccctggtggtgtatccttgccttgtctcttgttgttcccacatgcacacttgccacaagaactctgttgcgttggaattagTGGCCTGtgtttctcaacagcaggttgatcagaagcagttgagatcgaagcaacatattcagagttcaaggagtcattggtttgtttagtagtgctctccttgttctcatcttcttctACTTTACCCGTACATGAAGTAGaaatattagtattttcaacctgaataaatcatcctgacacaaatccagctggtttgccatatcgaagacgtgcctcc includes:
- the LOC111904717 gene encoding uncharacterized protein LOC111904717 isoform X1; its protein translation is MVLKAESYSDILKGKMVTKGEEYTELSQLTNVANTASQEASRKRKRRKAKDKCVILNLNDNTSSIQDLPTQMDTIITKSHPEKLIIGSIQILIDYSYLNGIQIMKTHVATSAKKLLILDVNGLLADIVSPPPKDLKSDKNISRRAIFKRPFLDDFLRFCFQRFDVAIWSSRTRKVLDPVVDYLLGDLKKKLLFLWDLSHCTNSSARSLENVHKFIVFKEVKKIWEKIEFYDESNTLLLDDSPYKALLNPKHTGVFPFSYTYKDTNDNSLGPNGDLRVYLEGVGTTENVKTYVEQHPFGQNAIDKRSPRWAFYSKVLKDVS
- the LOC111904717 gene encoding uncharacterized protein LOC111904717 isoform X2 produces the protein MVLKAESYSDILKGKMVTKGEEYTELSQLTNVANTASQEASRKRKRRKAKDKCVILNLNDNTSSIQDLPTQMDTIITKSHPEKLIIGSIQILIDYSYLNGIQIMKTHVATSAKKLLILDVNGLLADIVSPPPKDLKSDKNISRRAIFKRPFLDDFLRFCFQRFDVAIWSSRTRKVLDPVVDYLLGDLKKKLLFLWDLSHCTNSSARSLENVHKFIVFKEVKKIWEKIEFYDESNTLLLDDSPYKALLNPHTGVFPFSYTYKDTNDNSLGPNGDLRVYLEGVGTTENVKTYVEQHPFGQNAIDKRSPRWAFYSKVLKDVS